A DNA window from Bacteroidales bacterium contains the following coding sequences:
- a CDS encoding glycoside hydrolase family 13 protein: MKIRNLFFSITLILVGTIGFAQNYKIKHLEPAFWWTGMEYKQIQILVHGDQISELSPSFSYPNLKLDSVIRTDNSNYLFLYLSLNEEAEAGKFDLIFKKGKKEKLRYTFELKERRKNSAQRIGFNNSDAIYLITPDRFANAIPENDEVNKLLEGKNRNEAYGRHGGDLQGIIDHLDYIQKMGFTAIWLNPVLENNVKRSSYHGYSTTDYYKVDARFGSNADYVRLSEEASKRGIKLIMDQIMNHCGLEHWWTKDMPTKDWYHYPSDIKITNHRRTTLSDPYASKSDKELFENGWFVQSMPDLNQSNHLLADYLIQNSIWWVEYANLGGIRHDTHPYSGKEFMAEYACRIMQEYPNFNIVGEEWSPNPAVLAKWQNGKNNPDGFKSCLPSLMDFPLHIALLNALHDEENWNKGFINLYEMLSNDFMYPNPENLVIFPDNHDMQRFYTQINEDFNLFKTALIYVASTKRIPQIFYGTEYLATSPEERNDGLIRSDFPGGWKADKINAFTGRNLSKQQLEAQNFVRKLFNWRKENSVIHNGKLKHFAPENGTYVYFRYNKEKTVMVILNKNKENTTLHTERFNEIISGYTTGTDVITGIKYNLNLIDLPAKTSLLLELSK, translated from the coding sequence ATGAAAATCAGAAATCTTTTCTTTAGTATAACACTAATTCTTGTAGGCACAATTGGTTTTGCTCAAAACTATAAAATCAAGCATTTAGAACCTGCATTTTGGTGGACAGGCATGGAGTACAAACAAATACAAATACTTGTTCACGGAGATCAAATTAGCGAACTTTCTCCTAGCTTCTCCTACCCTAACCTAAAACTAGATTCTGTTATTCGTACAGATAATTCAAACTATTTATTCCTATACCTCAGCCTCAATGAAGAAGCCGAAGCTGGAAAATTTGACCTCATTTTTAAGAAAGGAAAGAAAGAAAAACTTCGCTATACTTTTGAATTAAAAGAGAGAAGGAAAAATTCTGCACAACGTATTGGTTTTAACAATAGCGATGCTATATATTTGATTACGCCTGATCGTTTCGCTAATGCTATCCCTGAAAATGATGAAGTGAATAAGCTGCTTGAAGGTAAAAATCGTAATGAAGCCTATGGCCGACACGGCGGTGATTTACAAGGCATTATAGACCACTTAGACTATATTCAAAAAATGGGATTTACTGCTATATGGCTAAATCCGGTCTTAGAAAACAATGTTAAACGCTCAAGTTATCACGGATATTCTACTACTGACTATTACAAAGTTGATGCTCGATTTGGAAGTAATGCCGATTACGTAAGATTGAGTGAAGAGGCATCCAAACGTGGCATTAAACTTATAATGGATCAAATTATGAACCATTGTGGACTAGAGCATTGGTGGACTAAAGATATGCCTACAAAAGACTGGTATCATTATCCTTCTGATATTAAAATTACTAATCACCGAAGGACTACCCTCAGCGATCCTTATGCCTCAAAGAGTGACAAAGAACTTTTTGAAAATGGATGGTTTGTACAATCTATGCCCGACTTAAATCAATCCAATCATCTATTAGCCGATTATCTTATTCAAAACAGTATTTGGTGGGTAGAATATGCTAATCTTGGCGGAATCAGACACGACACTCATCCCTATTCAGGAAAAGAATTTATGGCTGAATATGCTTGTAGAATAATGCAAGAATATCCCAATTTTAATATTGTGGGCGAAGAATGGAGTCCAAATCCTGCTGTTCTTGCAAAATGGCAAAATGGTAAGAATAATCCTGATGGTTTTAAAAGTTGTCTTCCTTCATTAATGGATTTCCCATTACATATTGCTTTATTAAATGCTTTACACGATGAGGAAAATTGGAACAAAGGGTTTATAAATCTTTACGAAATGCTGAGTAATGATTTTATGTATCCTAATCCCGAGAATTTGGTAATTTTCCCCGACAATCATGACATGCAACGTTTTTACACACAGATTAATGAAGATTTCAATCTCTTTAAAACAGCCTTGATATATGTTGCAAGCACCAAAAGAATTCCTCAAATATTTTATGGTACAGAATATTTGGCTACAAGCCCTGAAGAAAGAAACGACGGTCTTATCAGAAGTGATTTTCCCGGAGGTTGGAAAGCTGATAAAATAAATGCTTTTACCGGAAGAAATTTATCTAAGCAGCAGTTAGAAGCTCAAAACTTTGTACGTAAACTATTCAATTGGAGAAAAGAAAATTCAGTTATTCATAATGGCAAACTGAAACACTTTGCACCTGAAAATGGGACTTACGTCTATTTTAGATATAATAAAGAAAAAACGGTAATGGTTATTCTAAATAAAAACAAGGAAAACACTACTTTACATACGGAAAGATTCAATGAAATAATTTCCGGATATACTACTGGTACAGACGTAATTACAGGAATAAAATACAATTTAAATTTGATAGATTTACCTGCTAAGACATCTTTATTACTCGAGCTTTCTAAATAA